Proteins encoded in a region of the Halorussus sp. MSC15.2 genome:
- a CDS encoding LVIVD repeat-containing protein: MHRREFLRGVSGAVALASAGVASAAETTTAHPGPYRPLGSVSITNAKEAVPDPSGKFAYVATTGGFATVDVQIPSEPQVVFEKRELLADRETGPLRMIQDVKVDGDRLVAAGPANPIQGDVLQGFLLYDVSDPADPQQVAFYETEFPIHNCFVRDGIVYLTGNGSETNALVMVDVSDGTPEEVGRWSPADRDQTWTEVPSGLWTLHDVWVQDGRAYLPHWDAGTYVVDVSDPANPQFLTRIGGRPLEELRGVPAEQARAQVIRLPGNAHYAMANDDGTLLGINKEAWEADGQGGPGSVQLWDVSNVDDPRRLSTIDAPPSPDPTVGGTWTTSHNFDIVGDRLFTSWYQGGVKIHDISDPANPERLAWWREPEQTSFWTAKRTTPQFFVASSMGRRSNGKGGLYTFPIEDATNSPQKDPPSLTPTAEESTTRTATPTETTTEQAAFSGETTTNESHSDSSAGGRPRIRGSRRTRRAPRGGRVARDPELNPKSYHPVAPTPSQ; the protein is encoded by the coding sequence ATGCATCGCCGCGAGTTTCTGCGGGGAGTGTCGGGGGCAGTCGCGCTGGCCTCGGCGGGGGTCGCGTCGGCGGCCGAGACGACGACGGCGCATCCCGGACCGTACCGGCCGCTCGGGAGCGTTTCGATAACCAACGCGAAGGAGGCCGTCCCCGACCCGAGCGGGAAGTTCGCCTACGTCGCCACGACCGGCGGGTTCGCCACGGTGGACGTACAGATTCCGAGCGAACCGCAGGTCGTCTTCGAGAAGCGAGAGTTGCTGGCGGACCGCGAGACAGGACCGCTCCGGATGATTCAGGACGTGAAGGTCGACGGCGACCGACTGGTGGCCGCCGGACCGGCTAATCCCATACAGGGCGACGTGCTACAGGGATTCCTCCTCTACGACGTGAGCGACCCCGCCGACCCGCAGCAGGTCGCGTTCTACGAGACCGAGTTCCCGATTCACAACTGTTTCGTCCGCGACGGTATCGTCTATCTCACCGGCAACGGCAGCGAGACCAACGCGCTCGTCATGGTGGACGTGAGCGACGGGACGCCCGAGGAGGTCGGTCGCTGGTCGCCCGCGGACCGCGACCAGACGTGGACCGAGGTCCCCTCGGGTCTCTGGACGCTCCACGACGTGTGGGTGCAGGACGGTCGGGCGTACCTCCCCCACTGGGACGCCGGAACGTACGTGGTGGACGTGAGCGACCCCGCGAACCCGCAGTTCCTGACCCGAATCGGGGGCCGACCTCTCGAAGAACTCCGGGGCGTTCCGGCCGAGCAGGCGCGCGCGCAGGTCATCAGACTCCCCGGTAACGCCCACTACGCGATGGCGAACGACGACGGAACGCTGCTGGGAATCAACAAGGAGGCGTGGGAAGCGGACGGACAGGGCGGTCCGGGGTCGGTCCAACTGTGGGACGTCTCGAACGTGGACGACCCGAGGCGACTCTCGACCATCGACGCACCGCCCTCGCCCGACCCCACCGTCGGCGGCACGTGGACCACCTCACACAACTTCGACATCGTGGGCGACCGACTGTTCACCTCGTGGTATCAGGGCGGCGTCAAGATTCACGACATCTCGGACCCCGCGAACCCCGAGCGGTTGGCGTGGTGGCGCGAACCCGAGCAGACCTCCTTCTGGACCGCCAAGCGGACGACGCCGCAGTTCTTCGTCGCCAGTAGCATGGGCCGCCGGTCGAACGGGAAAGGCGGTCTCTACACATTCCCGATAGAGGACGCCACGAACAGCCCACAGAAGGACCCACCGTCGCTAACGCCGACCGCCGAGGAATCGACGACTCGGACGGCAACGCCGACCGAGACGACGACCGAACAGGCCGCCTTCTCCGGCGAAACCACCACGAACGAGTCCCACTCGGATTCGAGCGCGGGGGGGCGTCCCCGGATTCGGGGTTCCCGCCGCACTCGCCGCGCTCCTCGGGGCGGGCGCGTGGCGCGAGACCCGGAACTGAACCCAAAGTCCTACCACCCCGTCGCCCCTACTCCATCACAATGA
- a CDS encoding AI-2E family transporter produces the protein MDTERGFFAVLLAVALYVSTLVVRPFFTYVALAVLLAYTLFPLQRRLAPRIGPRKSAVVLMVASTFLFVLPLVLLLQVVVRQALAAIETFQSADVQGEIALVRQLLIDSVGIDPFDYVDQTLQEVAGVVQSGAGRVLQEATGFLGGVSKVMLGLTIFGFVLYYLLVGGEGTVAWFREVTPLPADVQDELLAELDRLTYAVLITTLVIAVVQAILTGVALLVLGFSNVLFWTVLAVVLGILPLVGSMFIWVPAALYLIAVGRFVGGAALLVYGFGLVNLTDNYLRPVIGGRSANLNPAILVLGIFGGLAVFGVMGIFVGPIVLGFTRAIVVVAAREYA, from the coding sequence ATGGACACCGAGCGCGGATTCTTCGCCGTCCTTCTCGCGGTCGCACTCTACGTCTCGACCCTCGTGGTGCGGCCGTTCTTCACCTACGTCGCGCTCGCTGTGCTGCTGGCTTACACGCTGTTTCCCCTCCAGCGCCGACTCGCTCCCCGAATCGGGCCGCGGAAGTCGGCGGTCGTCCTGATGGTCGCCTCCACGTTCCTGTTCGTCCTCCCGCTGGTTCTCCTGCTCCAAGTGGTCGTCCGGCAGGCGCTGGCCGCCATCGAGACCTTCCAGTCCGCGGACGTTCAGGGGGAGATAGCGCTGGTGCGGCAGTTGCTCATCGACTCGGTCGGCATCGACCCGTTCGACTACGTGGACCAGACGCTACAGGAGGTCGCCGGGGTCGTGCAGTCGGGCGCGGGACGAGTGCTTCAGGAGGCGACCGGATTCCTCGGCGGCGTGTCGAAGGTGATGCTCGGTCTCACGATATTCGGGTTCGTGCTGTACTACCTGCTCGTCGGCGGCGAGGGGACCGTGGCGTGGTTCCGCGAGGTGACTCCGCTCCCGGCCGACGTGCAGGACGAACTCCTCGCCGAACTCGACCGCCTCACCTACGCGGTGCTGATAACGACGCTGGTCATCGCGGTCGTGCAGGCGATACTCACCGGCGTCGCGCTGTTGGTTTTGGGCTTCTCGAACGTGCTGTTCTGGACGGTCCTCGCGGTCGTGCTGGGTATCCTCCCGCTGGTGGGGTCGATGTTCATCTGGGTTCCCGCCGCGCTGTACCTGATTGCCGTCGGCCGGTTCGTCGGCGGGGCGGCCCTGCTCGTCTACGGGTTCGGGTTGGTCAACCTCACGGACAACTACCTCCGGCCGGTCATCGGCGGCCGGAGCGCGAACCTGAACCCCGCGATTCTCGTCCTCGGCATCTTCGGCGGACTCGCGGTGTTCGGTGTCATGGGTATCTTCGTCGGCCCCATCGTGCTCGGGTTCACGCGGGCAATCGTCGTTGTCGCCGCGCGGGAGTACGCTTGA
- a CDS encoding geranylgeranyl reductase family protein has product MYDFAVVGAGPAGSRFSRRAAERGYDVLTVERGEVGKPLACSGHVSTDVWEFTPDGAREDLLQNEVYGARFHVGGPGSDDYPFYKREVVSNVIDRVGLDRTLAEAARDAGADLRENHSVSSVEEKRDRVELTASTPDGTETFEARMVAGCDGPVSRVRSELGLPEPGEKLQGVLAFSEEDDPGDYVDVHLTAPRFFAWRIPRGDAGVEYGLAAPPGSDPSANDLFSAFTAEYDAETSHFCAGMIPVGPAETVTSQRGFLVGDAAAQTKPFTGGGILYGMTAADHAAKVIDPERPETLADYEEAWREELSTEIQLGHYIRKCYSLPESVQKAGLSAFSGEIGVHMDKPSSFFSKEHLRKLLSGS; this is encoded by the coding sequence ATGTACGACTTCGCAGTCGTCGGGGCTGGCCCGGCCGGGTCGCGGTTCTCCCGACGGGCGGCCGAACGGGGGTACGACGTATTGACCGTCGAACGCGGAGAGGTCGGCAAGCCGCTGGCGTGTTCCGGCCACGTCAGTACCGACGTCTGGGAGTTCACGCCCGACGGTGCGCGCGAGGACCTCCTCCAGAACGAGGTGTACGGCGCGCGCTTCCACGTCGGCGGGCCGGGGAGCGACGACTACCCCTTCTACAAGCGCGAGGTCGTCTCGAACGTCATCGACCGCGTGGGTCTCGACCGGACGCTCGCCGAGGCCGCCCGCGACGCGGGCGCGGACCTCCGGGAGAACCACAGCGTCTCGTCGGTCGAGGAGAAGCGCGACCGCGTGGAACTGACCGCCAGCACGCCCGACGGTACCGAGACGTTCGAGGCGAGGATGGTCGCCGGGTGCGACGGCCCGGTCTCGCGCGTGCGGAGCGAACTCGGCCTGCCCGAACCCGGCGAGAAGCTACAGGGCGTCCTCGCGTTCTCGGAGGAGGACGACCCCGGCGACTACGTGGACGTCCACCTCACCGCCCCGCGGTTCTTCGCGTGGCGAATCCCGCGGGGCGACGCGGGCGTCGAGTACGGACTGGCGGCCCCGCCGGGGTCCGACCCCTCGGCCAACGACCTGTTCTCGGCGTTCACCGCGGAGTACGACGCGGAGACGAGTCACTTCTGCGCCGGGATGATTCCGGTCGGCCCGGCCGAGACGGTGACGAGTCAGCGGGGCTTTCTCGTCGGCGACGCGGCCGCCCAGACCAAGCCGTTCACCGGTGGTGGGATTCTCTACGGGATGACCGCCGCCGACCACGCCGCGAAGGTCATCGACCCCGAGCGCCCGGAGACGCTGGCCGACTACGAGGAGGCGTGGCGCGAGGAGTTGAGCACGGAGATACAACTGGGACACTACATCCGGAAGTGCTACTCGCTCCCCGAGAGCGTCCAGAAGGCCGGACTGTCGGCGTTCTCGGGCGAAATCGGCGTCCACATGGACAAGCCGAGTTCCTTCTTCTCGAAGGAGCACCTCCGGAAGTTGCTGTCGGGGTCCTGA
- a CDS encoding aminomethyltransferase family protein, translating to MTVIEGQQTDLGAEWTEVGDRRIPADYGRPARAHGAVRRVVGVTEMPYGVVVVRGDDRVEYVDNVVSNDVPTEDGDGAYALLLDPQGGVELDMYVYNAGEQLLLFVPPGEAESLADEWREKVFIQDVEIETATDEFAVFGVHGPKATEKIASVLNGGGTPEEHLSFVRGRMAEVGVTVIRTDAPTGEEGFEVVCTTGTTVNETGDERENAELVFDTLLTQGLNAAPFGRRTWESLTLEAGTPLFETELRGRIPNVVGLRNAVDFEKGCFVGQEVVSRVENRGQPSQRLVGLRPEAVPERGAAVFRGDEAVGEVTRAVESPTEESPVAFGVVDYGVGADSDADLSVRVGGEEVPADLAALPFVEGSDRSARLPEY from the coding sequence ATGACTGTCATCGAGGGCCAACAGACCGACCTCGGGGCCGAGTGGACCGAGGTAGGCGACCGGCGAATCCCCGCCGACTACGGCCGACCCGCCCGCGCCCACGGCGCGGTCCGGCGGGTCGTCGGCGTCACTGAAATGCCGTACGGCGTGGTCGTCGTCCGGGGCGACGACCGGGTCGAGTACGTGGACAACGTGGTGTCGAACGACGTGCCGACCGAGGACGGCGACGGCGCGTACGCGCTGCTGCTCGACCCGCAGGGCGGCGTGGAGTTGGACATGTACGTCTACAACGCCGGGGAGCAACTCCTGCTGTTCGTCCCGCCGGGCGAGGCCGAGTCGCTGGCCGACGAGTGGCGCGAGAAGGTGTTCATTCAGGACGTGGAGATAGAGACCGCGACCGACGAGTTCGCCGTCTTCGGCGTCCACGGCCCGAAAGCGACAGAGAAGATAGCGAGCGTCCTCAACGGCGGGGGAACCCCCGAGGAACACCTCTCGTTCGTCCGCGGACGGATGGCCGAGGTCGGCGTCACGGTGATTCGCACCGACGCGCCGACCGGCGAGGAGGGGTTCGAGGTGGTCTGTACCACCGGGACGACCGTCAACGAGACCGGCGACGAGCGCGAGAACGCCGAACTCGTCTTCGACACGCTCCTGACGCAGGGGTTGAACGCCGCGCCGTTCGGCAGGCGGACGTGGGAGTCGCTGACGCTCGAAGCCGGGACCCCGCTGTTCGAGACCGAGTTACGCGGCCGGATTCCCAACGTCGTCGGTCTCCGGAACGCGGTCGATTTCGAGAAGGGGTGTTTCGTCGGTCAGGAGGTCGTCTCCCGGGTCGAGAACCGCGGCCAACCGAGCCAGCGACTCGTGGGACTGCGCCCCGAGGCGGTGCCCGAGCGGGGTGCCGCGGTGTTCCGCGGCGACGAGGCGGTCGGCGAAGTCACGCGCGCGGTCGAGAGTCCCACCGAGGAGTCGCCCGTCGCGTTCGGCGTCGTGGACTACGGCGTCGGAGCGGACTCGGACGCCGACCTCTCGGTCCGCGTCGGCGGCGAGGAGGTGCCCGCCGACCTCGCGGCGCTCCCGTTCGTGGAGGGGAGCGACCGCTCGGCCCGCCTTCCGGAGTACTAG
- a CDS encoding DUF5611 family protein, with product MKEYKMRRGEHLEDRIPDMEAKIEEYFGEITGTEEHNGHELYVVGDPDNPVFEKILAGAAEYSGKKDKLAVHFEERDAEEVIAEGNADAAADAVDKKNSFLLEATGRDAKARRESMKRQVEDDAETPDGVS from the coding sequence ATGAAAGAGTACAAGATGCGACGCGGCGAACACCTGGAGGACCGTATCCCGGACATGGAGGCGAAAATCGAGGAGTACTTCGGTGAAATCACCGGCACCGAGGAACACAACGGACACGAACTCTACGTGGTCGGGGACCCGGACAACCCCGTCTTCGAGAAGATTCTGGCCGGTGCCGCCGAGTACAGCGGCAAGAAGGACAAACTCGCGGTCCACTTCGAGGAGCGCGACGCCGAGGAGGTCATCGCCGAGGGGAACGCCGACGCGGCGGCCGACGCCGTGGACAAGAAGAACAGTTTCCTGCTCGAAGCCACCGGCCGGGACGCCAAGGCCCGCCGCGAGTCCATGAAGCGACAGGTCGAGGACGACGCCGAGACCCCTGACGGCGTCTCGTAA
- a CDS encoding nucleoside monophosphate kinase, with the protein MSQPYAVVLGPPAAGKSTQARRLADEFDVELVDVGEVLRANEAMETEFGTPAEYIERGELVPDPVTNEVVGEVLTGTEGAVLDGYPRTLGQAAFLDGIAELDVAVFLDASEETVLARATSRRVCEECGEEYRVPPDASVAGLVPSDTPEAEGECDECGATLVRPDDATPAFVEDLLAEYRAETAEVVEFYRQRGLLTEVDAEQSPDEVWRDVRDAVASQV; encoded by the coding sequence GTGAGCCAACCGTACGCCGTGGTCCTCGGTCCACCGGCCGCGGGGAAGAGCACGCAGGCCCGCAGGCTGGCCGACGAGTTCGACGTCGAACTCGTGGACGTCGGCGAAGTGCTGCGGGCGAACGAAGCGATGGAGACCGAGTTCGGGACGCCGGCAGAGTACATCGAACGCGGCGAACTGGTCCCGGACCCGGTGACCAACGAGGTAGTCGGCGAAGTCCTGACGGGTACCGAGGGGGCCGTCCTCGACGGCTACCCGCGGACCCTCGGACAGGCGGCGTTCCTCGACGGCATCGCGGAACTCGACGTCGCGGTGTTCCTCGACGCGTCCGAGGAGACGGTCCTCGCTCGCGCCACCTCCCGGCGAGTCTGCGAGGAGTGCGGCGAGGAGTACCGCGTTCCGCCGGACGCGTCGGTAGCGGGCCTCGTCCCCTCGGACACGCCGGAAGCGGAGGGCGAGTGCGACGAGTGCGGTGCGACGCTGGTGCGCCCCGACGACGCGACTCCGGCGTTCGTCGAGGACCTCCTCGCCGAGTACCGGGCGGAGACCGCGGAGGTGGTGGAGTTCTACCGCCAGCGGGGACTGCTGACCGAGGTGGACGCCGAGCAGTCGCCGGACGAGGTGTGGCGGGACGTCCGCGACGCCGTCGCGTCGCAGGTGTGA
- a CDS encoding GNAT family N-acetyltransferase, producing MTYRLSEAVPSPDEYVALREEAGMGRRTETAAERGLGNGVHAVTVREAATGELVAMGRLVGDDGCFYQLVDIAVAPDHQGRGLGTRVVTALLDHLRENAPESAYVSLVADVDGFYERFGFEDVAPDSKGMSLTVDDL from the coding sequence ATGACCTATCGACTCAGCGAGGCGGTCCCGTCGCCCGACGAGTACGTCGCGCTCCGCGAGGAGGCGGGCATGGGGCGACGAACCGAGACGGCCGCCGAGCGCGGTCTGGGGAACGGCGTCCACGCCGTCACGGTCCGCGAAGCGGCGACCGGCGAACTCGTCGCCATGGGTAGACTCGTGGGCGACGACGGCTGTTTCTACCAACTGGTCGATATCGCGGTCGCCCCGGACCATCAGGGCCGGGGTCTCGGGACTCGGGTCGTGACGGCCCTGCTCGACCACCTCCGCGAGAACGCGCCCGAGTCGGCCTACGTCAGCCTCGTCGCCGACGTGGACGGGTTCTACGAGCGATTCGGATTCGAGGACGTGGCTCCCGACTCGAAGGGGATGTCGCTGACCGTGGACGACCTCTAG
- the uvrA gene encoding excinuclease ABC subunit UvrA, which produces MSKDYIDVKGAEEHNLKDLDVSIPRESFNVVTGLSGSGKSSLAFETVYAEGQRRYIESLSAYARNFLGQMDKPQVENVEGLSPAISIDQKNAANNPRSTVGTVTELHDYFRLLYARIGTPHCPECGREVGEQSAQNMVRRVLELPEGTKAKIAAPVVRDQKGAFEDLFDDLVSEGYSRVEVDGEEFDLTMDRPDLDKNYDHDVDVIVDRVKVSPEARSRITDSVETALEEADGALKVVLPDPPEEAGDDIGGATARSTGDLAGDEDDRLVVEFSEDLACTHCGIDFREIETRSFSFNSPHGACPECEGIGETKEVDEDLVVQDTSKPLKNVFEPWSYNRTYYRRQLDNVADHFGVSVNTPFEDLPEDVQEAFVWGTDETVHFEWTTKNGTREKDERFEGVIPNLERRYVETDSDSTRDHIEEYMAVTECPECEGTRLNDQSRSVYVDGTSITEVNEMSIGDALDHFEGLEAKLDERETKIAEEILKEIRARLGFMEEVGLEYLTLDREASTLSGGESQRIRLATQIGSGLVGVLYVLDEPSIGLHQRDNDRLLNTLKELRDLGNTLLVVEHDEETMRQADNVIDMGPGPGKRGGEVVAQGTTEEIEACEESITGDYLAGREEIPVPDERRDSDASLTVVGARQHNLKDLDVDIPVGQFTAITGVSGSGKSTLMHDILYKGLAREMNDNTSVDPGDHDAIEGIDNVEKVRLIDQSPIGRTPRSNPATYTGVFDYIRELFAETKLAKQRGYEKGRFSFNVKGGRCEECGGQGTVKIEMNFLSDVYVPCEECDGARYNDETLDVTYKGATIADVLEMSVEEAYEFFEHDQRIARRLGLLRDVGLDYMNLGQPSTTLSGGEAQRVKLAEELGKKDTGDTLYLLDEPTTGLHKADERKLIEVLQRLTDKGNTVAVIEHELDLVKNADHVVDLGPEGGENGGEIVASGTPEEVARSEDSHTGRYLRDMLPDVDLDGPRTDRRAAPATDD; this is translated from the coding sequence ATGAGTAAGGATTATATCGACGTGAAGGGCGCGGAGGAACACAACCTCAAGGACCTCGACGTCTCCATCCCGCGCGAGTCGTTCAACGTGGTGACGGGGCTGTCGGGGTCGGGGAAGTCCTCGCTCGCGTTCGAGACCGTCTACGCCGAGGGCCAGCGACGGTACATCGAGAGCCTGTCGGCGTACGCCCGCAACTTCCTCGGGCAGATGGACAAGCCGCAGGTCGAGAACGTCGAGGGTCTCTCGCCCGCTATCTCCATCGACCAGAAGAACGCCGCCAACAACCCCCGTTCGACGGTCGGGACCGTCACGGAACTCCACGACTACTTCCGCCTGCTGTACGCCCGCATCGGGACTCCCCACTGTCCCGAGTGCGGCCGCGAAGTCGGCGAGCAGAGCGCCCAGAACATGGTCCGGCGCGTCCTCGAACTCCCCGAGGGCACTAAGGCGAAGATAGCCGCGCCCGTGGTCCGCGACCAGAAGGGCGCGTTCGAGGACCTCTTCGACGACCTCGTGAGCGAGGGGTACTCCCGCGTCGAGGTGGACGGCGAGGAGTTCGACCTGACGATGGACAGGCCCGACCTCGACAAGAACTACGACCACGACGTGGACGTAATCGTGGACCGGGTGAAGGTCTCCCCGGAGGCCCGGAGCCGAATCACCGACAGCGTCGAGACGGCGCTGGAGGAGGCCGACGGCGCGCTGAAGGTCGTCCTGCCGGACCCGCCCGAGGAGGCCGGGGACGACATCGGCGGCGCGACGGCGCGGTCCACGGGCGACCTCGCGGGCGACGAGGACGACCGACTCGTCGTGGAGTTCTCCGAGGACCTCGCCTGCACCCACTGCGGCATCGACTTCCGCGAAATCGAGACCCGGAGCTTCTCGTTCAACAGCCCCCACGGCGCGTGTCCGGAGTGTGAGGGCATCGGCGAGACCAAGGAAGTGGACGAGGACCTCGTGGTTCAGGACACCTCCAAGCCGCTCAAGAACGTCTTCGAGCCGTGGAGCTACAACCGGACGTACTACCGCCGACAACTCGACAACGTGGCAGACCACTTCGGTGTGAGCGTGAACACCCCGTTCGAGGACCTGCCCGAGGACGTGCAGGAGGCGTTCGTCTGGGGGACCGACGAGACGGTCCACTTCGAGTGGACGACCAAGAACGGCACCCGCGAGAAGGACGAGCGCTTCGAGGGCGTCATCCCCAACCTCGAACGGCGCTACGTCGAGACCGACTCGGACAGCACCCGCGACCACATCGAGGAGTACATGGCGGTGACGGAGTGTCCCGAGTGCGAGGGGACGCGTCTCAACGACCAGAGCCGGTCGGTGTACGTGGACGGCACCTCGATTACGGAGGTCAACGAGATGTCCATCGGTGACGCGCTCGACCACTTCGAGGGTCTCGAAGCGAAACTCGACGAGCGCGAGACGAAAATCGCCGAGGAGATTCTGAAGGAGATTCGCGCCCGCCTCGGCTTCATGGAGGAGGTCGGACTGGAATACCTGACGCTGGACCGCGAGGCATCGACGCTCTCGGGCGGGGAGAGCCAGCGCATCCGACTCGCCACCCAGATAGGGTCGGGGCTGGTCGGCGTCCTCTACGTGCTGGACGAACCGTCTATCGGCCTCCACCAGCGCGACAACGACCGCCTGCTCAACACGCTGAAGGAACTCCGGGACCTCGGCAACACTCTGCTCGTCGTCGAACACGACGAGGAGACGATGCGGCAGGCCGACAACGTCATCGACATGGGTCCCGGGCCGGGCAAGCGGGGCGGCGAAGTCGTCGCGCAGGGGACCACCGAGGAGATAGAGGCGTGCGAGGAGTCCATCACCGGCGACTACCTCGCCGGGCGCGAGGAGATACCGGTACCCGACGAGCGCCGCGACAGCGACGCGTCGCTGACGGTCGTGGGCGCGCGCCAGCACAACCTCAAGGACCTCGACGTGGACATCCCGGTCGGCCAGTTCACCGCGATTACCGGGGTCTCCGGTTCCGGCAAGTCCACCCTGATGCACGACATCCTCTACAAGGGACTGGCCCGCGAGATGAACGATAACACGAGCGTGGACCCCGGCGACCACGACGCCATCGAAGGCATCGACAACGTCGAGAAGGTGCGACTCATCGACCAGTCGCCCATCGGTCGGACCCCGCGCTCGAACCCCGCGACGTACACCGGCGTCTTCGACTACATCCGCGAACTGTTCGCCGAGACGAAACTCGCCAAGCAGCGCGGCTACGAGAAGGGCCGATTCTCCTTCAACGTGAAGGGCGGCCGGTGCGAGGAGTGCGGCGGACAGGGCACCGTCAAAATCGAGATGAACTTCCTCTCGGACGTCTACGTCCCCTGCGAGGAGTGCGACGGCGCGCGGTACAACGACGAGACGCTCGACGTGACCTACAAGGGCGCGACCATCGCGGACGTGCTGGAGATGTCGGTCGAGGAGGCCTACGAGTTCTTCGAACACGACCAGCGCATCGCTCGAAGGCTCGGCCTGCTGCGGGACGTAGGTCTGGACTATATGAACCTCGGCCAGCCCTCGACCACCCTGTCGGGCGGCGAGGCTCAGCGCGTCAAACTCGCCGAGGAACTGGGGAAGAAGGACACCGGCGACACACTCTACCTGCTGGACGAACCCACCACGGGTCTCCACAAGGCCGACGAGCGGAAACTCATCGAGGTCCTCCAGCGACTCACCGACAAGGGCAACACCGTGGCCGTCATCGAACACGAACTCGACCTCGTGAAGAACGCCGACCACGTCGTGGACCTCGGACCCGAAGGCGGCGAAAACGGCGGCGAAATCGTCGCCTCGGGGACGCCCGAGGAGGTCGCGCGCAGCGAGGACTCCCACACCGGCCGATACCTGCGGGACATGCTCCCCGACGTTGACCTCGACGGTCCGCGGACCGACCGCCGGGCCGCGCCCGCGACCGACGACTGA
- a CDS encoding universal stress protein, with protein MALETILLAVGPGDAERTEELAQTVIDVAGPAGSNVVLAHVFTDEEFDGVVSQLDYDPMGDIDPDEVASRHATVRQLTDEFDDANVSYNVRGRVGEHGETIVELANEVGADLVVVGGRKRSPTGKAVFGSTAQEVMLNAPCPVTFVRGD; from the coding sequence ATGGCACTAGAAACCATACTGCTCGCGGTCGGACCGGGCGACGCCGAACGAACCGAGGAGTTGGCCCAGACGGTCATCGACGTCGCGGGACCGGCGGGGTCGAACGTCGTCCTCGCGCACGTCTTCACCGACGAGGAGTTCGACGGCGTGGTGAGCCAACTCGACTACGACCCGATGGGCGACATCGACCCCGACGAGGTGGCCTCGCGCCACGCCACGGTCAGGCAACTCACCGACGAGTTCGACGACGCGAACGTCAGTTACAACGTGCGCGGACGGGTCGGCGAACACGGCGAGACCATCGTCGAGTTGGCGAACGAAGTCGGCGCGGACCTCGTCGTCGTCGGCGGACGCAAGCGCTCGCCCACGGGCAAGGCCGTCTTCGGCAGTACGGCCCAAGAGGTGATGCTCAACGCGCCCTGTCCCGTCACGTTCGTTCGGGGCGACTGA
- a CDS encoding NifU family protein — protein sequence MTDDDSLKARVERWLTGQMPIISMHGGESAVQKADPDSGEIVVELGGACSGCAISPRTAQNIKIDLAKDFEEIEDVTVRVADDGTGNWDIDQPESVMGIDRNEGGRGGRGEGSPNSDHF from the coding sequence ATGACCGACGACGACTCTCTGAAGGCGCGCGTCGAGCGGTGGCTCACCGGCCAGATGCCCATCATCAGCATGCACGGCGGCGAGAGCGCCGTCCAGAAGGCCGACCCCGACAGCGGCGAAATCGTCGTCGAACTCGGCGGTGCCTGCTCGGGATGCGCCATCAGTCCGCGGACCGCCCAGAACATCAAGATAGACCTCGCGAAGGACTTCGAGGAGATAGAAGACGTGACCGTCCGGGTCGCCGACGACGGCACCGGCAACTGGGACATCGACCAACCCGAGAGCGTCATGGGCATCGACCGCAACGAGGGCGGCCGGGGCGGCCGCGGCGAGGGGTCGCCCAACAGCGACCACTTCTGA